The sequence TAGCTTCCGGAATATTGAGAACGACAAGATTGAACTTCGCTGAGTACTTCTTGAGTAGATTTAGCACCGAATAAAGGTAACTTCCACAGAGTCCAATATAATTCTGTTGGTTCAGAAGTTTCGTTGAACTCGATCGCTGGGATGTAACCTTGATTCAAAATGTACTGTACTTGCTTGGCAATTTGCGCGTCAGACAGGGGGGGAAGATAGGAAAGGGTTTCGTAACGACGCTCTTTTGGTAAAGTTTGCATGGCTGTTGGTATGAGGTTGCGATTTTTTATGTCTGGAATAATTGGCTTGCTCGCCAGTTCTATTCAGATAAGTTATCCAAATTAGGATCTGATCTTACCTGCTGTTCGGTGTCAAGATGGGGGTCTGATAAATTGATCAGCGTGATGCGTTCTAGGTGCTGGCGGCGTTGTTCCATATTGGCTTGCTGAATGCCGGTGCGAACCATTTCCGGTAAAAAATCGGTAACTTCCGCTGCTATATGTTCCCTGACAGTCATAATCCGCAATGCCAAGTCTGATTTCTCTCGAAACAGTTCTTCAATATATGCCTCTCCATCCTGGATTTTGCCGGCAGAAAAGTTGTGCAGCCAAAATGCTAATGGGGGGTTTGTTTCGTCCAGCTGCGCTAGCACTGTCCTTAGCGCCTGATAAGTCAGGTAACTTTGGAGAGTCTTTGCTGTGTCCTTCGCAATTTGCTTAAAATTCATGCTTGACCCCAGCCCTTGAAAGTATGAAGGATGAAGGATGAAGTGATTAATGTAATTTAACATTCAGCCTTTATCCTTTCACCTCCAGCCTTGATCAGACGGTATCCATTGCTTCAAACTCGAACTTGATTTCTTTCCAGAGTTCGCAAGCAACAGCCAATTCGGGAGACCACTTAGCAGCTTCACGGATAATATCGTTACCTTCGCGGGCTAAGTTACGGCCTTCGTTACGAGCTTGGACAACTGCTTCTAAAGCCACGCGGTTAGCTGTCGCACCAGGAGCGTTACCCCAAGGGTGTCCCAGAGTACCACCACCAAATTGTAATACAGAGTCATCGCCGAAGATTTCTACCAGTGCGGGCATGTGCCATACGTGGATACCACCGGAAGCAACAGCCATAACGCCAGGAAGAGAAGCCCAGTCTTGGGTAAAGTAAATACCGCGAGACTTGTCTTGCTCAACGTAGTTTTCCCGCAACAAGTCAACGAAGCCCATTGTAATGCCCCGTTCACCTTCCAATTTACCAACCACTGTTCCGGTGTGGATGTGGTCACCACCAGACAAGCGTAGGGCTTTAGCTAATACGCGGAAGTGGATACCGTGGTTCTTTTGACGGTCGATAACAGCGTGCATCGCGCGGTGGATGTGCAACAGAATCCCGTTGTCACGGCACCAACGAGCCAAGGTGGTGTTGGCGGTGAAGCCTGCGGTGAGGTAGTCGTGCATGATGATGGGCTGTTTGAGTTCTTTAGCGTACTCAGCCCGTTTCAGCATTTCTTCACAGGTGGGGGCGGTGACGTTGAGGTAGTGACCTTTAATTTCACCGGTTTCGGCTTGAGCCTTGGCAATGGCTTCAGAAACGAACAAAAAGCGATCGCGCCATCTTTGGAAGGGTGCAGAGTTAATGTTTTCGTCGTCTTTGGTGAAGTCCAAACCACCGCGTAAGCACTCGTATACAGCGCGTCCGTAGTTCTTCGCAGATAGACCCAATTTAGGCTTGATGGTACAACCCAACAAAGGACGACCGTATTTGTTTAATTTGTCACGCTCAACTTGGATACCGTGGGGAGGCCCTTGGAAGGTCTTGATATAAGCTACAGGGAAGCGAATGTCTTCCAAACGCAGCGCCCGTAAGGCTTTAAAACCGAATACGTTACCTACGATTGAGGTCAATACGTTGGTTACAGAACCTTCTTCAAACAAATCCAGGGGATAAGCAACGTAGCAAATATACTGGTTGTCTTCGCCGGGAACTGGTTCGATATCGTAGCAACGACCTTTGTAGCGATCTAGGTCGGTGAGCAAGTCTGTCCACACGGTTGTCCAAGTACCAGTGGAAGACTCAGCCGCTACTGCTGCACCCGCCTCTTCTGGGGGAACTCCGGGCTGGGGTGTCATGCGGAACGCCGCTAATAGGTCTGTATCTTTAGGTGTGTAATCGGGTGTGTAATAAGTTAGTCTGTAATCTTTAACCCCGGCTTGATACCCAGATTTGGCCTGAGTCTTCGTTTGAGCGTAAGACATAAATTCCCTTCCAAGAAGTCACACTTTAATTACTTAATCAAATCACGTTATGTGCTGTTTTCCCCTCTCCTTTCCTTCCTCTTTTTGGGAGCGAAAAGCTTGGGCCATTTTTTTTGAGGGGCTACCTGATGGCGGTGGGTAACAATTTTTTCAGGGAACTTTTGGTGAAGTATCAAAGACATGATCACCAGCTTCCTTGATTTTACGAGCTACACGAGTGTATATCTCTGGTTTCCCTTCGTCTTAGGCATCAAAACACTTCTCATCTGTTGCTCGCGCCCGTTCATTTTTCATCAACCCCAATTAGCCCTACCAAACAGCGAAGCCGATTCTGGCTCACTTTGCTTTCACAGCTTCTGGGTGTGCGGACTAGCTGCACGTGTCCCAGATTTCCTTGGTTTAC is a genomic window of Fortiea contorta PCC 7126 containing:
- the rcbX gene encoding RuBisCO chaperone RbcX gives rise to the protein MNFKQIAKDTAKTLQSYLTYQALRTVLAQLDETNPPLAFWLHNFSAGKIQDGEAYIEELFREKSDLALRIMTVREHIAAEVTDFLPEMVRTGIQQANMEQRRQHLERITLINLSDPHLDTEQQVRSDPNLDNLSE
- a CDS encoding ribulose bisphosphate carboxylase small subunit, translating into MQTLPKERRYETLSYLPPLSDAQIAKQVQYILNQGYIPAIEFNETSEPTELYWTLWKLPLFGAKSTQEVLSEVQSCRSQYSGSYIRVVGFDNIKQCQVLSFIVHKPSRY
- a CDS encoding form I ribulose bisphosphate carboxylase large subunit; the encoded protein is MSYAQTKTQAKSGYQAGVKDYRLTYYTPDYTPKDTDLLAAFRMTPQPGVPPEEAGAAVAAESSTGTWTTVWTDLLTDLDRYKGRCYDIEPVPGEDNQYICYVAYPLDLFEEGSVTNVLTSIVGNVFGFKALRALRLEDIRFPVAYIKTFQGPPHGIQVERDKLNKYGRPLLGCTIKPKLGLSAKNYGRAVYECLRGGLDFTKDDENINSAPFQRWRDRFLFVSEAIAKAQAETGEIKGHYLNVTAPTCEEMLKRAEYAKELKQPIIMHDYLTAGFTANTTLARWCRDNGILLHIHRAMHAVIDRQKNHGIHFRVLAKALRLSGGDHIHTGTVVGKLEGERGITMGFVDLLRENYVEQDKSRGIYFTQDWASLPGVMAVASGGIHVWHMPALVEIFGDDSVLQFGGGTLGHPWGNAPGATANRVALEAVVQARNEGRNLAREGNDIIREAAKWSPELAVACELWKEIKFEFEAMDTV